In Amycolatopsis methanolica 239, a single genomic region encodes these proteins:
- a CDS encoding alpha/beta hydrolase: MNEATPRVPIVLIHGLWMTARSWDRWAEYYRAKGHEVIVPTYPGFEIEVEALRQNPQIIADVTVPATLEHLVDVVESVDTPPIIMGHSFGGTFTQLLVNRGLGAAAAVIDSAPPEGVRINPPSQIKSLFPVLANPANRHRAVGFTKEQFHYAFANTCSREESDAAYDRLHIPAPGSWVWAYGLIANWKPGHQETWVDYDLDDRAPLLFIIGGKDHLMPPSVIRSNAKKYRNSAATTEICEFPDRSHFTGVEPGWERVADYALEWATSHMRAAQTPGASANSGDRRVRPD, encoded by the coding sequence ATGAACGAGGCGACGCCAAGGGTCCCGATCGTGCTGATCCATGGGCTTTGGATGACCGCCCGGAGCTGGGATCGCTGGGCGGAGTACTACCGCGCAAAGGGCCATGAGGTCATCGTTCCGACGTATCCGGGATTCGAGATCGAAGTGGAGGCGTTGCGCCAAAACCCTCAGATCATCGCCGATGTGACGGTCCCCGCGACACTCGAGCACCTTGTCGACGTAGTCGAAAGCGTTGATACCCCACCCATCATCATGGGCCACTCCTTCGGCGGGACCTTCACCCAACTCCTCGTCAACCGTGGCTTGGGTGCTGCCGCCGCGGTGATCGACTCGGCCCCACCCGAGGGTGTGCGGATCAACCCGCCGTCGCAGATCAAATCGCTGTTCCCGGTCCTCGCCAACCCGGCCAACCGGCACCGCGCAGTGGGCTTCACCAAAGAGCAGTTCCACTATGCGTTCGCCAACACCTGCAGCCGGGAGGAGTCCGACGCGGCGTACGACCGCCTCCACATCCCGGCGCCTGGCAGCTGGGTATGGGCCTACGGCCTGATAGCCAACTGGAAGCCAGGCCACCAGGAGACCTGGGTCGACTACGACCTGGATGACCGTGCCCCGCTGCTGTTCATCATCGGCGGCAAAGACCACCTGATGCCGCCCTCAGTGATCCGCTCGAACGCGAAGAAGTACCGCAACTCCGCGGCGACGACCGAAATCTGCGAGTTTCCCGACCGCTCACACTTCACCGGCGTCGAGCCTGGCTGGGAACGCGTGGCCGACTACGCACTCGAGTGGGCGACAAGTCACATGCGAGCCGCACAAACCCCCGGCGCATCCGCGAACTCGGGAGACCGCCGTGTCCGTCCGGACTGA